Proteins found in one Polymorphobacter fuscus genomic segment:
- a CDS encoding GDP-mannose 4,6-dehydratase, with translation MKTALICGIGGQDGGYLAALLLEKGYRVFGTSRDAQSNGFSNLRRLGIQDRVTVITMAPDDFRSVLGAVVQSEATEIYALAGQSSVGLSFELPVETLQSIVFGTLNLLEAIRFTGRAIKLYHAGSSECFGDLNGCRATEATPFWPRSPYGVAKTSAHLLVANYREAYGIFACTGILFNHESPHRPRRFVTSKIAAAARRIATGDSAPLILGRLDIVRDWGWAPEFVEAMWQMLQQDVPDDYIVATGQSHSLEAFVAAAFDSVGLDWRDHVRTDPGLIRPTDLARSAADPSHAAERLGWRAQTMMPEVARRMTAAAEVE, from the coding sequence ATGAAGACGGCACTGATTTGTGGCATCGGCGGGCAGGATGGTGGCTATCTTGCGGCGCTGCTGCTCGAAAAGGGCTATCGGGTTTTTGGCACTTCACGCGATGCCCAGTCCAATGGCTTCTCTAACCTGCGCCGTCTCGGCATCCAGGACCGCGTGACGGTTATAACCATGGCGCCCGATGATTTTCGCAGCGTACTCGGTGCCGTGGTGCAGAGCGAAGCAACCGAAATCTACGCCCTGGCCGGGCAAAGCTCGGTGGGGCTATCGTTCGAGCTTCCCGTCGAAACGCTTCAAAGCATCGTCTTCGGCACCCTCAACCTGCTCGAGGCGATCCGCTTCACGGGACGTGCGATCAAATTGTACCACGCCGGATCGAGCGAATGCTTCGGTGATTTGAATGGGTGCCGCGCCACAGAGGCGACGCCGTTTTGGCCGCGCAGCCCCTACGGGGTCGCCAAAACGTCGGCACATCTGCTTGTGGCCAATTATCGCGAAGCCTACGGCATCTTTGCCTGCACTGGCATCTTGTTCAACCATGAGTCACCGCACCGCCCGCGCCGCTTTGTGACCAGCAAGATCGCCGCGGCGGCGCGCCGGATCGCTACGGGTGACAGCGCGCCGTTGATCCTCGGACGGCTCGATATCGTTCGGGACTGGGGTTGGGCGCCAGAGTTTGTCGAGGCCATGTGGCAAATGTTGCAGCAGGATGTCCCCGACGATTATATCGTTGCCACCGGCCAATCGCATTCGCTGGAAGCGTTCGTTGCTGCCGCCTTCGATTCCGTTGGCCTCGACTGGCGCGATCATGTCCGCACCGATCCCGGCCTTATCCGACCGACCGACCTGGCCCGCAGTGCCGCCGACCCTAGTCATGCCGCCGAGCGCCTCGGGTGGCGTGCCCAGACAATGATGCCGGAAGTTGCGCGCCGCATGACTGCAGCGGCGGAGGTTGAATGA
- the rfbF gene encoding glucose-1-phosphate cytidylyltransferase: MKAVILAGGLGTRISEETHLKPKPMVEIGVRPILWHIMKIYSQHGINDFVICCGYKGYIIKEYFANYFLHMSNVTFDMCNNTTQIHNNSADPWRVTLVDTGDETMTGGRLRRVADYLKDEADFCFTYGDGVADIDITALVNFHRNHGKLATVTAVQPPGRYGALDMDGTAVRGFVEKPRGDGGWINGGFFVLSPKCLDYIGNDASTWEAEPLSQIAADGELQAYSHDGFWQPMDTLRDKNHLEALWASGLAPWKCWA; this comes from the coding sequence TTGAAAGCAGTTATTCTAGCGGGCGGCCTTGGGACCCGGATTTCTGAAGAAACGCACTTGAAGCCGAAGCCGATGGTCGAAATCGGGGTCAGGCCTATACTGTGGCATATCATGAAGATTTACTCGCAGCATGGCATAAATGACTTCGTCATCTGCTGTGGGTATAAAGGCTATATTATTAAAGAGTATTTCGCCAATTATTTTTTGCACATGTCGAATGTGACCTTCGATATGTGTAATAATACTACGCAGATTCATAATAACAGTGCCGATCCATGGCGTGTGACCCTGGTCGATACCGGTGATGAAACTATGACCGGCGGGCGTTTGAGGCGCGTTGCCGATTACTTGAAGGACGAGGCGGATTTCTGCTTCACTTATGGCGATGGCGTCGCCGATATAGACATCACGGCACTCGTTAACTTCCATCGCAACCATGGTAAGTTGGCAACCGTAACTGCAGTGCAGCCACCGGGGCGTTATGGCGCGCTTGACATGGACGGCACTGCTGTTCGCGGCTTTGTTGAAAAACCGCGAGGCGATGGCGGTTGGATCAATGGCGGCTTCTTCGTGCTGTCGCCTAAATGCTTGGATTATATTGGGAACGATGCCTCGACTTGGGAGGCCGAGCCCCTGTCACAAATCGCTGCCGATGGCGAGCTCCAAGCGTATAGCCACGACGGCTTCTGGCAGCCGATGGACACCTTGCGCGACAAAAATCACCTCGAAGCTCTTTGGGCATCGGGCCT